A region of Candidatus Glassbacteria bacterium DNA encodes the following proteins:
- a CDS encoding HAD family phosphatase codes for MNFEAALYDLDGLIVDSEPLHGVASEKALNVYGRSLEELSDEVRGSFYGKRVIDIASLVVDSLGLDIPPQRWADERHAIFMELIENGVDLMPGMRQSLSLFRESGIKAAVVSSGVGRYVRRLLEITGLDGDFDTVVTGDEVRKGKPDPECFLEGARRLGARPGRCIVLEDAWAGIRAGRAAGMAVIAVRNEFNANYNGAHVVLDSLDGLDSTLLETLSTRKN; via the coding sequence GTGAATTTTGAAGCCGCACTTTATGATCTCGACGGGTTGATTGTTGACAGCGAACCTCTGCATGGAGTCGCCAGCGAAAAAGCCCTCAATGTCTACGGCCGTTCGCTCGAGGAACTCTCGGACGAGGTGCGGGGTTCGTTCTATGGCAAACGCGTTATCGATATCGCATCGCTGGTGGTGGATTCCCTTGGCCTGGATATTCCGCCTCAGCGGTGGGCAGATGAGCGGCATGCGATCTTCATGGAGCTGATCGAGAACGGCGTCGATTTGATGCCGGGGATGAGGCAATCGCTGTCGCTCTTCAGGGAATCGGGCATAAAAGCCGCGGTGGTCAGCAGCGGGGTCGGCCGCTATGTCCGCCGCCTGCTGGAAATCACGGGTCTGGACGGCGATTTCGATACCGTCGTCACCGGCGACGAGGTGCGCAAGGGTAAACCCGATCCGGAATGTTTCCTGGAAGGTGCGCGCAGGCTGGGCGCAAGACCCGGGCGGTGTATCGTGCTCGAGGACGCCTGGGCCGGAATCCGGGCGGGCCGGGCCGCGGGCATGGCGGTTATTGCGGTCCGCAATGAATTTAACGCAAATTACAACGGCGCCCACGTGGTGCTTGACTCGCTTGACGGCTTGGACAGTACTCTGCTGGAGACTCTGTCTACCCGAAAAAATTGA
- the fliO gene encoding flagellar biosynthetic protein FliO, whose protein sequence is MTEPNWSPLARGRGYNGVGRRKRSLLTGLILLSSAILIDSHLSAAPHPDTAGPNAPAVLADSSHHAGADSTGPAGAADSVIQRLARQRTGESRPGRPLDLSYDKPDSVFSVKNISMVLIVIGLLVLFLHFLRKFLVRPLGGGSPGGQFQVIRRFHLGPKKAVTLVKFFDRLLLLGVTESSITTLAEIDDPDEVRRIMSEAPKPGEEQAAGFKNIYQSLLSRGKKTSQG, encoded by the coding sequence GTGACCGAACCGAATTGGAGCCCGCTTGCCCGTGGTCGGGGATATAACGGTGTCGGCAGGCGCAAACGGAGCTTACTGACAGGTCTGATCCTTCTTTCTTCCGCAATCCTGATCGATAGCCATTTGTCCGCGGCTCCGCACCCCGATACCGCCGGGCCGAATGCCCCAGCCGTTTTGGCCGACAGTTCGCACCATGCCGGAGCCGATTCGACCGGACCCGCAGGAGCTGCCGACAGCGTTATCCAACGGCTTGCCCGGCAGCGCACAGGCGAATCCCGGCCCGGCCGCCCTCTTGACCTCAGCTACGACAAACCCGACTCGGTATTCAGCGTAAAAAACATTTCGATGGTCCTGATCGTCATCGGACTGCTCGTCCTGTTTCTCCACTTCCTGCGCAAGTTCCTGGTCCGTCCCCTCGGCGGGGGCTCACCCGGCGGACAATTCCAGGTGATCCGCCGGTTCCACCTCGGCCCCAAGAAAGCTGTCACCCTGGTCAAGTTTTTCGACCGCCTGTTGCTGCTGGGCGTTACCGAGAGTAGTATTACGACCCTGGCCGAGATCGACGACCCCGACGAAGTGCGCCGGATCATGTCCGAGGCGCCCAAACCCGGCGAAGAACAGGCGGCCGGATTCAAGAATATCTACCAGAGCCTGCTCTCCCGCGGCAAAAAGACCTCCCAGGGCTGA
- the fliN gene encoding flagellar motor switch protein FliN codes for MSNFTLTPEEQQALQEFAGLVAEESAVVMSTLLDKKIEIKVESAGEADADALGENFADEIVVVESQFASGFDATTYFLINKPLVAKLSDLMMMGEGDAEFNDDHVDAIQEGINQMMGATATSLTAKVGKSVDFQPSSARLATVAESEIDLEEMTASVLELDIEGNAEGKLALVIPYSVIQEAAASLGGAAQESEAPEVESAAGELDVDLSGLDAAGGDERDTATESAGASMAGGGAIAMPQMADIGDRERERLELLMDIKLDISIELGRTTMLVRDILELGPGSVVELDKMAGESVDLLIGNKKLAEGEVVVVEENFGVRVTHLISMEERIKMLQSS; via the coding sequence ATGAGTAACTTCACGCTGACCCCCGAAGAACAGCAGGCACTCCAGGAGTTCGCCGGATTGGTGGCCGAGGAGAGCGCGGTGGTTATGTCCACCCTGCTGGACAAGAAGATCGAGATCAAGGTCGAAAGCGCAGGTGAAGCCGATGCCGATGCGCTGGGTGAAAATTTCGCCGACGAGATCGTGGTGGTCGAAAGCCAGTTCGCCAGCGGTTTCGACGCGACAACCTATTTTTTGATCAACAAGCCGCTGGTAGCCAAGCTCAGTGATCTGATGATGATGGGCGAAGGCGACGCCGAATTCAACGATGATCACGTCGACGCCATCCAGGAAGGCATCAACCAGATGATGGGCGCAACTGCCACCTCGCTGACTGCCAAGGTGGGCAAGTCTGTCGATTTCCAACCCTCGTCGGCCAGGCTGGCTACGGTCGCCGAGTCGGAAATCGATCTCGAAGAGATGACCGCCTCGGTGCTCGAACTCGATATCGAGGGTAACGCCGAAGGTAAGCTGGCGCTGGTGATCCCTTACTCGGTGATCCAGGAAGCAGCCGCCTCGCTGGGCGGCGCCGCGCAAGAGAGTGAGGCGCCGGAAGTCGAGAGTGCAGCCGGTGAGTTGGATGTGGACCTGTCCGGACTGGATGCCGCCGGCGGTGATGAGAGGGATACGGCCACCGAATCCGCGGGCGCTTCGATGGCCGGCGGCGGCGCTATCGCCATGCCGCAGATGGCCGATATCGGCGACAGGGAACGCGAGCGGCTCGAACTGCTGATGGATATCAAGCTCGACATCTCGATCGAGCTGGGCCGCACGACCATGCTGGTCCGGGATATCCTGGAACTCGGTCCCGGTTCCGTTGTCGAACTGGACAAAATGGCCGGAGAATCGGTCGACCTGCTGATCGGCAACAAAAAGCTCGCCGAGGGCGAGGTTGTGGTTGTGGAGGAAAATTTCGGAGTCAGGGTCACGCATCTGATCAGCATGGAAGAGCGGATCAAGATGCTGCAGTCCAGCTGA
- a CDS encoding flagellar motor protein MotB — MAKDKCPECVAGAPAWLTTFSDLMSLLLCFFVLIVSMSTIQERDFWVAAGSLRGAFGVMSASPAIIRLENVPLPTLKNIQRAIIDKSISNLQDFIESKNLGESVKVVIEDKGVALSISAPVLFETGGAEMNPASYPLLEEVFNIARGWPNVIRVEGHTDNARIAGGEFETNWDLSFARALGVVNFATQFSKIHPSRLAPVAYGQYHPVADNETPEGRAENRRIEIFMEYKKETEDPFK, encoded by the coding sequence ATGGCCAAGGATAAATGCCCTGAGTGCGTAGCTGGCGCACCGGCCTGGCTGACGACGTTCAGCGACCTGATGAGCCTGCTGCTGTGCTTCTTCGTGCTGATTGTTTCGATGAGCACGATCCAGGAGCGGGATTTCTGGGTGGCGGCAGGCAGTCTGCGCGGAGCTTTCGGCGTGATGTCCGCCAGCCCGGCGATTATCAGGCTGGAAAATGTTCCGCTGCCGACGCTGAAAAATATCCAGCGGGCGATTATCGACAAGTCGATCAGCAACCTGCAGGACTTTATCGAGAGCAAGAACCTCGGCGAAAGCGTTAAGGTTGTAATCGAGGACAAGGGCGTTGCACTGTCGATCAGCGCGCCCGTGCTGTTTGAAACCGGCGGTGCGGAAATGAATCCGGCATCCTACCCGCTGCTCGAGGAGGTGTTCAATATCGCCCGCGGCTGGCCGAACGTGATCCGGGTGGAAGGGCATACGGACAATGCCCGTATCGCTGGCGGGGAATTCGAGACCAACTGGGACCTGTCGTTCGCCAGGGCGCTGGGAGTGGTTAATTTCGCGACCCAGTTTTCCAAGATTCATCCCAGCCGGCTGGCGCCGGTGGCCTACGGACAGTACCATCCCGTGGCTGATAACGAAACGCCGGAAGGAAGGGCGGAAAACAGAAGAATCGAAATTTTCATGGAGTATAAAAAGGAAACCGAGGACCCGTTCAAGTGA
- a CDS encoding rubredoxin, translating to MQKWICDVCEWVYDPEEGDPTQGIEPGTSFDDLPDDWVCPACGVGKEDFSKIDD from the coding sequence ATGCAGAAATGGATTTGCGACGTGTGCGAGTGGGTTTACGATCCGGAAGAGGGTGATCCCACCCAGGGTATCGAACCCGGGACCTCATTCGATGATCTGCCGGATGACTGGGTCTGCCCCGCCTGCGGGGTCGGCAAGGAAGATTTCAGCAAGATCGACGACTGA
- a CDS encoding flagellar basal body-associated FliL family protein, with translation MAQDPEEMTEEGTEEQEQPSSKSKLSPKTLVLIGLPLVMVQAVLAYFVVSNYIEPQLPETKPLPAETQAAEGRLGGDIDDLSEFVTFAVEDVIANPAETGGQRYLSVSINVYIQKEYADEMADMDAEFRSLIIARISRKRMDELDDFKDQEILREELKDDINALIGKYFSKKYEELEVPRVVFSKYTIQ, from the coding sequence ATGGCACAAGATCCTGAAGAAATGACGGAAGAGGGGACGGAGGAGCAAGAGCAACCCTCGTCTAAGTCGAAGCTGTCGCCTAAAACCTTGGTCCTCATCGGCCTGCCGCTGGTGATGGTGCAGGCGGTGCTGGCTTATTTCGTGGTCAGCAACTATATCGAGCCGCAGCTTCCGGAGACTAAACCGCTCCCCGCGGAGACGCAGGCAGCCGAAGGGCGTCTCGGCGGGGATATCGATGATCTGAGCGAATTTGTCACCTTCGCGGTCGAAGACGTGATTGCCAACCCGGCCGAGACAGGCGGCCAGCGTTATCTGAGCGTGAGTATCAACGTCTACATTCAAAAGGAATACGCCGATGAGATGGCGGACATGGACGCCGAGTTTCGCTCGCTGATAATCGCGCGGATCAGCCGGAAAAGGATGGACGAGCTCGATGATTTCAAGGACCAGGAAATTCTGCGCGAGGAACTCAAGGACGATATCAACGCGCTTATCGGCAAGTATTTCAGCAAGAAATACGAGGAATTGGAAGTACCAAGAGTGGTGTTCTCGAAATACACGATCCAGTAA
- a CDS encoding creatininase family protein yields the protein MTDTNATSRELGEAGAEIAFLPVGACEQHFGILPLNTDIRQSARLAADIAAQFNSYLLPPLPFGTSLENSGAPGTVTLMPATLDALVTDVVDCLYRQGFEIVVIVNSHGGNYALRPAVRRINYRTEGRKTIFIDPWEIVPHSEMTKIFEGKNELHCGEIEVSVMMHLWPETVRADMLEDGDPDAMRAELDMFSIPALSGGKPWGLATRATAEKGKVFYELMLSHAVNFIRRMIERHRQMPTYHG from the coding sequence ATGACCGATACAAACGCCACCAGCCGCGAACTCGGCGAGGCCGGAGCCGAAATAGCTTTCCTGCCGGTGGGAGCCTGCGAGCAGCATTTCGGTATCCTGCCGCTGAATACGGATATCCGGCAGAGCGCCCGTCTGGCCGCGGATATCGCCGCGCAATTCAACAGCTACCTGCTGCCTCCCCTGCCGTTCGGAACCTCGCTGGAAAACTCCGGTGCGCCGGGTACGGTGACCCTGATGCCCGCTACGCTGGATGCGCTAGTGACAGACGTGGTCGACTGCCTTTACCGCCAGGGCTTCGAGATCGTGGTGATTGTCAACTCGCACGGCGGTAATTACGCTCTGCGGCCGGCGGTCAGGCGAATCAACTACCGCACCGAGGGCCGCAAAACGATCTTTATCGATCCCTGGGAAATCGTGCCGCACTCCGAAATGACGAAAATTTTCGAGGGTAAAAACGAGCTGCATTGCGGGGAAATAGAGGTATCGGTGATGATGCATCTGTGGCCGGAGACTGTGCGCGCGGATATGCTTGAAGACGGTGACCCTGACGCCATGCGAGCAGAACTGGATATGTTCTCGATCCCGGCCCTCAGCGGCGGCAAACCCTGGGGGCTTGCCACCAGGGCGACAGCCGAAAAGGGGAAGGTGTTCTACGAACTGATGCTCTCTCACGCCGTCAACTTTATCCGCAGGATGATCGAGCGGCACCGCCAAATGCCGACCTACCACGGATAA
- a CDS encoding M28 family peptidase, with the protein MFHAEILEKLRKEASGGRALEYVLRFWPYDRLSTFPGYQRAADETRMIMEELGFSEVETIRYATTGKNFFADWEGPQGWDAIHGTLDVSAPDGETRRIADRASDPCHLMLWCGSTPAGGLKAPIVRADGKGSLKGKLVFHDQVALDSKLRKRLIEEGALGVISDELPYWPDVRNREDNMDLVRWHNSFLFPANEENLLAFSIKPADGDWLRRLLAEHGELESSANVECRLYEDTLPVTTGVIRGSVEPEKEIWLIQHLHEVGAHDNASGVATAIEAVRALKKLVESGVLEPPRRTIRVICSWEIIGFLAHLCANPEITQNVVCAFNPDMVGPDMEKCKSWLQLYVEPHCNPHCIDDLTVDLTRRLFAHHPRWHWEIKEFMINDNFMADPAIDVPTPSLIFMRDRHYHSSSDRPENLSPQVMGEIAALLGAGVYAFTNGGEKSAVEVAELTLEESLRQLASLTARQQNGTAFDERVRYLRPIFESKLESTRDFLVRGDRNGKLEDAVNAAKSKIAKFIEVGRNGKSSYSRKPSDRKEKEAASLVPVRKLWGSYGLARVPEKVRTKRKLNFSTWSYDDNAPIFWADGKRSIFDIQWMVGQELGKTPDIEYLLTLFRTLEEYDYFELKKA; encoded by the coding sequence ATGTTTCATGCCGAAATACTCGAAAAGCTGCGTAAAGAGGCATCCGGAGGCAGGGCGCTGGAATATGTCCTGCGTTTCTGGCCCTACGACAGGCTATCAACGTTTCCCGGCTATCAGCGTGCTGCCGACGAAACGCGAATGATCATGGAAGAACTGGGCTTCAGTGAAGTGGAGACAATAAGGTACGCCACCACCGGCAAGAACTTTTTCGCCGACTGGGAAGGCCCGCAGGGCTGGGACGCCATCCACGGCACGCTCGACGTGAGCGCGCCCGACGGCGAGACACGCCGGATTGCCGACAGAGCCTCGGACCCCTGCCATCTGATGCTTTGGTGCGGCAGCACCCCCGCCGGCGGCCTGAAAGCCCCGATCGTGCGGGCCGACGGCAAAGGTTCGCTCAAGGGCAAGCTGGTTTTCCACGACCAGGTGGCTCTGGACTCGAAGCTCCGCAAACGATTGATCGAAGAGGGTGCGCTGGGAGTGATCAGCGACGAACTGCCCTACTGGCCCGATGTGCGCAACCGTGAAGACAACATGGACCTGGTGCGCTGGCACAACTCATTCCTGTTTCCGGCCAATGAGGAAAACCTGCTGGCGTTTTCGATCAAGCCCGCCGACGGTGACTGGCTCAGGCGGCTGCTGGCCGAGCACGGCGAACTAGAGTCGTCGGCTAACGTGGAATGCAGGCTCTATGAAGACACTCTGCCGGTTACCACAGGGGTGATTCGCGGCAGCGTGGAACCCGAGAAAGAAATCTGGCTGATCCAGCACCTCCACGAGGTCGGCGCCCACGATAACGCGAGCGGGGTCGCCACCGCGATCGAGGCCGTACGCGCTCTCAAGAAACTGGTGGAGAGCGGAGTGCTGGAGCCGCCCCGCCGCACCATCCGGGTAATCTGCTCCTGGGAGATTATCGGCTTCCTGGCCCATCTCTGCGCCAATCCCGAAATCACGCAGAATGTGGTCTGCGCTTTCAACCCGGATATGGTCGGGCCGGACATGGAAAAGTGCAAGAGCTGGCTGCAGCTATATGTTGAGCCCCATTGCAACCCGCACTGTATCGACGATCTGACCGTGGACCTGACCCGCCGGCTGTTCGCCCATCACCCCCGCTGGCACTGGGAAATCAAAGAGTTCATGATCAACGATAATTTCATGGCCGACCCTGCTATCGATGTGCCGACGCCGTCGCTGATATTCATGCGCGACCGTCACTACCACTCCTCGAGCGACCGTCCGGAAAACCTGAGCCCGCAGGTCATGGGCGAGATAGCCGCCCTGCTGGGCGCAGGCGTGTACGCGTTCACCAACGGCGGCGAGAAGTCGGCGGTCGAGGTGGCTGAGCTGACGCTGGAAGAGTCGCTGCGGCAGTTGGCCTCACTTACCGCCAGGCAGCAGAATGGGACTGCCTTCGACGAACGGGTGCGGTACCTGCGGCCCATTTTTGAATCGAAACTGGAATCGACCCGCGATTTTCTGGTCCGGGGTGACAGGAACGGCAAGCTGGAAGATGCTGTCAACGCGGCAAAGAGCAAGATCGCGAAATTTATCGAGGTGGGACGGAACGGCAAGTCCAGCTACAGCCGCAAGCCCTCCGACCGCAAGGAAAAAGAAGCCGCCTCCCTTGTGCCCGTGCGCAAACTGTGGGGTTCTTACGGCCTGGCCCGGGTCCCGGAGAAGGTCAGGACCAAGCGCAAGCTGAATTTCAGTACCTGGTCCTACGACGACAACGCGCCGATATTCTGGGCTGACGGGAAGCGGAGCATTTTCGACATCCAGTGGATGGTTGGCCAGGAGCTGGGCAAGACACCGGATATCGAATATCTGCTGACCCTGTTCCGCACGCTCGAGGAGTACGATTATTTCGAGTTGAAAAAGGCGTGA
- a CDS encoding cyclic nucleotide-binding domain-containing protein, with protein MQNNAMRKTRRKLGGQSSFTSDQKKLVEELSKTDFFSTFTFEEIALLMFCAENIKCETDEMIFREGDVGHQFFAIRKGKVKIRKEKSGTILATLGPGEVFGEMAVLDNQPRSASAISVKSSELFAFDGHRLLDDFPHLSVKLLRYLARELSRRLREADMLIDKF; from the coding sequence ATGCAAAACAACGCCATGAGAAAGACACGCAGGAAACTCGGAGGACAGAGTTCTTTCACGTCCGATCAGAAAAAGCTGGTGGAGGAACTGTCGAAAACCGATTTTTTCTCCACGTTCACCTTCGAGGAGATTGCCCTTTTGATGTTCTGTGCGGAGAATATCAAATGCGAAACCGATGAGATGATATTCCGCGAGGGCGATGTCGGCCACCAGTTTTTCGCTATCCGCAAGGGAAAGGTCAAAATCAGAAAAGAGAAGAGCGGAACGATCCTGGCCACTCTGGGTCCCGGCGAGGTGTTTGGAGAGATGGCCGTGCTGGACAACCAGCCGCGATCCGCCTCTGCTATTTCTGTCAAGTCCTCCGAGTTGTTTGCATTCGATGGTCACAGGCTGCTGGATGATTTTCCCCACCTCAGTGTCAAGCTCCTCCGCTACCTCGCCAGGGAGCTGTCCCGCAGACTGCGCGAAGCCGACATGCTGATCGACAAATTCTGA
- the fliM gene encoding flagellar motor switch protein FliM, with the protein MSKILSQEEIDALLSGEGLGTDLGAEAPESGVEDEQTEKLVSLYDFKHPNRVSKDQLRTIQTIHESFARGFATHLSTRLRSLVDIDLTSVDQLTYSEFIMSMADPSAVYIFNIKELEGDAILEISPQLVLYIIDRSFGGEGGVIQEAREITIIEQNVMKKIVDNALEQLVRSWQNITPLTLELEDFETNPQLIQISPPGETAIMISFEVKISDFSSLLNLCFPYFVLEDVMPKLSAQHQIAHNQKKRSHHDESIVRHKLRRADVPVTVNLGRTQLTLREILGLEEGDIIKLDNRLDQLLELSVGDASKFRGKPGVYRGHKAVQVVSEIKQGAIKDE; encoded by the coding sequence ATGAGCAAGATTCTGTCACAGGAAGAAATCGATGCCCTGTTGAGCGGTGAGGGACTCGGAACCGATCTGGGGGCCGAGGCGCCCGAAAGCGGAGTCGAGGACGAGCAGACGGAAAAGCTGGTCAGTCTCTATGATTTCAAGCACCCTAACCGGGTCAGCAAGGATCAGCTCCGCACGATCCAGACGATTCACGAATCGTTCGCCCGCGGTTTCGCAACCCATCTGTCCACCCGGCTGCGCAGCCTGGTGGATATCGACCTGACCTCGGTGGACCAGCTTACCTACTCCGAGTTTATCATGTCGATGGCCGATCCCAGCGCGGTTTATATCTTCAACATCAAGGAACTCGAGGGCGATGCGATTCTGGAAATCAGCCCTCAACTCGTGCTCTACATCATCGACCGCAGCTTCGGCGGCGAGGGCGGCGTGATCCAGGAAGCCCGTGAGATCACGATTATCGAGCAGAACGTGATGAAGAAGATTGTCGATAACGCCCTGGAGCAGCTCGTGCGCTCCTGGCAGAATATCACGCCGCTGACCCTGGAGCTGGAGGATTTCGAGACCAACCCGCAGTTGATCCAGATCAGCCCGCCGGGTGAGACCGCGATCATGATCTCTTTCGAGGTCAAAATCTCGGATTTCAGCAGCCTGCTCAACCTCTGTTTTCCCTATTTCGTGCTGGAAGACGTGATGCCGAAACTGAGCGCCCAGCACCAGATCGCGCACAACCAGAAAAAACGCTCGCACCACGATGAATCTATCGTACGTCACAAGCTGCGCCGCGCCGATGTCCCCGTGACGGTCAACCTGGGCAGAACCCAGTTGACTCTGCGCGAAATTCTTGGGCTGGAGGAAGGCGATATCATCAAATTGGACAACAGGCTGGACCAGTTGCTGGAACTCAGTGTCGGCGACGCGTCCAAATTCAGGGGCAAGCCCGGAGTCTACCGCGGCCATAAAGCCGTGCAGGTAGTCTCCGAAATCAAACAGGGAGCGATCAAGGATGAGTAA
- a CDS encoding gluconate 2-dehydrogenase subunit 3 family protein, with protein MRRRSFIRAAVAVAAVGTLPGAGRAAQKSHASLSLLALAETVAPDGDRSTWHDSPVAEKLLASFAALEENVRERYRAALDSLDSAARGGLRFVELGPGERATVLGELQQQDNTFRGNFGELRSLILSTYFSSENGLRFAGYRDTNQFTGYPEHLRLSVSWE; from the coding sequence ATGCGTCGAAGATCATTTATCCGGGCGGCGGTTGCGGTTGCGGCGGTTGGGACACTGCCGGGAGCAGGGCGCGCCGCGCAGAAAAGCCACGCAAGCCTTTCACTGCTGGCGCTGGCCGAAACGGTCGCCCCCGACGGCGATCGGTCCACCTGGCACGATTCCCCGGTCGCGGAAAAACTGCTGGCTTCGTTCGCCGCGCTGGAGGAAAATGTCAGGGAGCGATACCGGGCCGCGCTGGATTCGCTCGACTCGGCGGCACGAGGCGGACTGAGATTCGTCGAGCTCGGCCCCGGCGAGAGGGCGACTGTTTTAGGAGAGTTGCAGCAGCAGGATAATACTTTTCGCGGTAATTTCGGCGAGCTGCGTTCGTTGATCCTGAGCACATATTTTTCGAGTGAGAACGGGCTGCGTTTCGCCGGGTACCGGGACACGAACCAGTTCACCGGTTATCCCGAGCACCTGCGGCTCTCGGTAAGCTGGGAGTAA
- a CDS encoding GMC family oxidoreductase, with translation MANSEYDAIVVGLGAAGSVVTGALSGAGWNVLALEEGPWYSPFRDFHDGRAERIPTGLTYERDSIRPSMVKCVGGSMLFYAGVFFRLHESDFTTRTRSGCGVDWPISYRELEPFYDKVEIFTGASGSSDNVFEVPRGPYPNPPHPVSRGSRYFADGARKLGYHPAPTPMSILSRPYRGRPACTYCAKCGEGCMIGDKSSPEMTYVPAAVNNGAEIRSGHKVLTIETNTAGRVTGVVYSDSEGIRQKAASDLVVLCGSALLNPTLLLRSRGPAHPEGLGARSGMVGRNLMCHTGGRYMARFPEEVNAYMGISGGINVQDFYEGTPDGDFDRGYTLYVSLLPSPPATFVSWYFEQNDWGGKLMDVMGSYNRMIRLAMVGEDQARVENMVYPDPDDTDDEGFPRPRVRYVRPGSEFSRYEHAMAVARKICRAGGADDWELYHISNGSAHPLGTCRMGDNPDTSVVNRWGACHDVPGLYICDGSAFPTSGAVNPALTIMALASRTADRLIARRTG, from the coding sequence ATGGCCAACAGCGAATACGACGCGATCGTGGTCGGTCTGGGTGCCGCCGGCAGTGTGGTGACCGGGGCGCTCTCGGGCGCGGGCTGGAACGTGCTGGCCCTTGAGGAGGGGCCGTGGTACAGTCCGTTCCGTGACTTTCACGACGGCCGGGCCGAGCGTATCCCCACGGGTCTGACCTACGAGCGGGACAGCATCCGCCCGTCGATGGTCAAGTGCGTGGGCGGGAGCATGCTGTTCTACGCCGGTGTGTTCTTCCGTCTCCACGAAAGCGATTTCACCACCCGCACCCGCTCCGGCTGCGGTGTCGACTGGCCGATCAGCTACCGGGAACTCGAACCGTTTTACGATAAAGTCGAAATTTTCACCGGAGCCAGCGGCAGTAGCGATAACGTCTTCGAGGTTCCGCGCGGCCCGTATCCCAATCCTCCGCACCCGGTGAGCAGGGGCTCGCGGTATTTCGCCGACGGCGCGCGCAAGCTGGGCTACCATCCGGCGCCCACTCCGATGTCGATTCTCTCCAGGCCCTATCGCGGACGGCCCGCCTGCACCTATTGCGCCAAGTGCGGTGAGGGCTGCATGATCGGGGACAAGAGTTCGCCGGAGATGACCTATGTCCCGGCCGCGGTCAACAACGGTGCGGAAATCCGCAGCGGCCACAAGGTGCTCACTATCGAAACCAACACCGCCGGGCGCGTGACAGGCGTGGTTTACAGCGACAGCGAAGGAATCCGTCAAAAGGCCGCATCCGATCTCGTGGTGCTCTGCGGCAGCGCGCTGCTGAACCCCACCCTGCTGCTGCGCAGCCGCGGCCCCGCCCACCCCGAAGGGCTGGGGGCGCGCAGCGGGATGGTCGGCCGCAACCTGATGTGCCACACGGGAGGACGCTACATGGCCCGCTTTCCGGAGGAGGTTAACGCCTACATGGGGATCAGCGGCGGAATCAACGTGCAGGATTTTTACGAGGGGACGCCCGACGGGGATTTCGACCGCGGCTATACGCTCTACGTCTCCCTCCTGCCCTCGCCGCCGGCCACATTTGTCAGTTGGTATTTCGAGCAGAACGACTGGGGTGGAAAGTTGATGGACGTGATGGGCAGCTACAACCGGATGATCCGCCTGGCGATGGTGGGCGAGGACCAGGCGCGCGTGGAGAATATGGTCTATCCCGATCCTGACGATACAGATGACGAGGGTTTCCCCAGGCCGCGCGTGCGCTATGTTCGCCCGGGCAGCGAGTTCAGCCGTTACGAGCATGCGATGGCTGTCGCGCGGAAAATCTGCCGGGCCGGCGGCGCCGACGACTGGGAGTTGTATCATATCTCCAACGGCAGCGCACACCCGCTGGGGACTTGCCGGATGGGCGATAACCCGGACACCAGTGTGGTGAACCGCTGGGGAGCATGCCACGACGTGCCGGGATTGTATATCTGCGACGGGAGCGCGTTTCCGACCTCGGGTGCGGTCAACCCGGCGTTGACTATCATGGCGCTTGCGTCCCGCACTGCGGATCGCCTGATCGCCCGGCGGACAGGTTAG